GAGTTCCTGGGTCTGAAAGATCGTCCGCACGACCGGAACGGCCAGGGCCAGGGCCAGCAGGGTCAGCAACACCGGCCACGGCGCGTAGCCCAGCACCACCAGCGCCACGGTCAGCACAAACGCGCCGTACACCAGGCCGGCCATCTCCCAGTTCGCCGCCTTTCGTCCGATGACGGTGGCCAGGGTGTTTTTGCCGTGGCCCCGGTCGGCCTCAATATCACGGATGTTATTGGCCTGGAGAATCGCCGCCACCAGACAGCCGACCGGCAGTGACATCAGCAGTGGGGCCAGGGCGAAGGTCTGGCGCTGCACATAGTAGGCGCCCATGATGATGACCGGCCCCATGAAGACAAAGACGGTCGCCTCACCCAAAGTGATATAGGCCAACGACAGCGGCCGGGCGGTATAAAAATAGCCGGCCAGCACGCTCAGCAGCCCCAGGGCCAGGATCGGCCAGCCGCACAGCGCGACCAGAATAAGGCCGAACAGGCTGCCCACCCCAAAGCTCGCCAGCCCGCCCCAGTACAGCTGCTCGGCCGGCAGCAGGTGGCGCTGAATCACCTGGCTGCCGCTCTTGGATTCCAGGCTATCAACCCCGCTCCGGTGGTCGTAATAGTCGTTGATCATATTGGTCCCGATGTGGATGAACAGCGAGCCGAACAGGGCCAGAAAAAAGAGGCCCCACCAGAACCGGCCGTCGAGCGCGCCCAGCACCGAGCCGATCAGGACCGGGGTCATCGACGCCGTAAACGAGAAGGGTCGGCTGGCTTCGATCCAGCTCTGAACAGAACCCGGTGCGGGACCAACAGGGACGGTGTGCTCCTGGGACATGGCGCTCTCCTTTCGGGCGTATTATGGGCGTGTCGCGGGAGGCGAGTCAAAGGGGGAGGGGATACGGAATGCTGAACGGAAGAGCGCTGCGGCTTGCCCGTCCGAGCCTGACAGGCTAAACCCTCGACAGAGGAAACGTGTCAACCGTATTCATACGGCTGGACGACACGTTTCCTCTTCACTGAAAAGGAGAACCGGGTATGGCGGAGCAGATTGGCCGTTTGGATCATATTGGTATCGCGGTCCACAGCATTGCGCGGGCGCGGACCTTTTTTGAAGAGACACTGGGAGCGCGATTCCGTTTTATAAAAACGTCGCGCGACGGCAGTTTTCGTTTTGCGGTGTTCGACCTGCACGAGTTCACCATCGAGCTGATTGAACCGGCCACCGAAGACAGCTTTTTGACCAAGTATCTGGAAAAAAGGGGTGAAGGCGTACACCACCTCACCGTGCAGACCCCGGACCTGAAAAGAAAGGTCGCCGGCTTGGAGGAGAAAGGGCTGCGGGTGGTGGACAAACACCTGGACGGACCCGATTTCATCGAAGCCTTTATTTCGCCCAAGAGCGCCTGTGGCGTGCTGTTCCAGCTGGCCGAGACCTGCCCGCCGCTGGATAATGAGCCGTACTGGCAAGATGAACAGGACACATAACAGACCCATGACCCGCTTCATGCCTGTCTGGCTGCTCGTCGTGGCCCTGGCCACGGCCTGCACCAATAATCCCTACCGGCCGGAGGAGGCCGCAAAAAACGTTCTGTACGAGACCTTCCGCGAAGACCTCAAACACCTCGACCCGGCCCTGGCCTATGTCTCCAACGAACTCGATGTCCTGAGCCAGATCTATGAAACCCTGGTTCAGTACCACTTTCTGAAACGCCCCTACAGCCTGGTGCCGCTGACCGCCACGGCTGTCCCCCAGGCCCAGCTGTACGATGCCCAGGGTCGCCTGCTGCCCCCCACCGCACCGGCCCGCGAGGTCGCCAAGGCGGTCTACACCATCACCATCACACCCGGCATTCGCTACCAGGATCACCCCAGCTTTGCCCGGACTGCGGACGGACGCTCCCGCTGGTTCCTCCAGCCCGGCGAACACTTTCCACCCATCAGCCATCCGAATGAGCTGCCGCAGCACGGCTCGCGTGAGCTGACCGCCCATGATTACGTCTACCAGATCAAACGGCTGGCCTCGCCCCTGCTGGCCTGCCCGATTTTTTCTCTGCTGAGCAATTACATCGAGGGGTTTCAGGAGTTTCATCAACGGCTCAGCCAGGAAGTCACCCGGCTGCGCCAGGAGCGCCGCCGGGCGGCCGGGGCGCTGTATAACCAGGAGGCCGACGAGCGCACGAACCCGATCTACCTGGATTTGCGCCAGTACGAGCTGCCCGGCGTCCGGGCGCTCGACGACTACACCCTGCGAATCAGCCTGAGCCGCAAATACCCCCAGTTCGTGTACTGGCTGGCGATGCCCTTTTTTGCCCCCATGGCCTGGGAGGCGGACCGNNNNNNNNNNNNNNNNNNNNNNNNNNNNNNNNNNNNNNNNNNNNNNNNNNNNNCTGGCCGTCAACCAGTCGAACTATCGCATGGTGCTGCGGCGCAACCCCAACTTTCACCCTGAAACCTATCCCAGCCACGGCACGCCCGAGGACGAGGCAAACGGCCTGCTGGCCGACCGCGGCAAACGCCTGCCGTTTGTCGACGAGCTGGTCTACGTGCTGGAAAAAGAGCCGATCTCGGAATGGAATAAATTTCTTCAGGGCTATTACGACCGGGCCGGGATCAACCCCGACGCCTTCGATCAGGTCGTGCAGTTCGACCCCAGCGGCGAACTCGAACTGGCCGAGGCTCTGCGGGAGCGCAACTTCCGGCTGCTGAGCGCGGTCTCTCCCTCCACCAGCTACTACGGCTTCAATATGCTGGACGATGTCATCGGCGGCTATGACGACAAGCGGCGCAGCCTGCGCCAGGCGGTGTCGATTGCCCTGAACATGGAGGAGTATATCCAGATCTTTCTGAACGGTCGCGGCCTCCCGGCCCATAGTCTGCTGCCGCCCGGCATTTTCGGCTACCGGGAGGGTCGGGCCGGCATGAACCCGGTGGTCTACGACTGGGACGCCCGGCTCGACCGGCCGCAGCGCAAGAGCCTGGCCGAGGCCAGACGGCTGCTGGCCGAGGCCGGCTATGCCAACGGGCAGGACGCCGACGGCAAACCGCTGGTGCTGTTCTTTGATACGGTGGCGGCCGGGCCGGGCTCCAAAGCGCCGCTCGACTGGTTGCGCAAGCAGTTTGCCAGCCTGGGCATTCAGCTCCAGATCCGCTCGACCGATTTCAACCGCTTTCAGACCAAGGTCCGAACCGGCAACTTTCAGATCATTCGCTGGGGCTGGGGCGCCGACTATCCCGACCCGGAGAACTTCTTCTTTCTGCTGTACGGCCCCAACGGCCGGGCTCACCACGGGGGCGAGAATCACGTCAACTATGCCAATCCCGATTTTGACGCGCTGTTCCGCGAAATGGAGAACATGAGCAACTCGCCCCAGCGTCTGGCCCTGATCGAGCGGATGACCGCGATCATCCAGCACGACGCGCCCTGGGTGTGGGGCAGGCACCCGGTGGTCTACGGGCTCTACCCGGCCTGGTATCACAACGCCAAGCCCATGCTGTTCGGCCGCAACTCGCTGAAATACAAACGGGTCGATGCCGCGCTCAGACAGGCCAGCCGCCAGGACTGGAATCGTCCGGTGACCCTGCCGGTGTGGATTCTGGCCGGCCTGTTCGTGCTGACGATCATCCCGGCCACTCTCACCATCTACCGCCGTGGCCGGCCGCCCCGAACACGAGCGGCCGGCCCATGATCGCCTATATCGTCCGCCGCACGCTGTACGCCCTGCCCATCCTGGTCGGCGTCAA
This sequence is a window from Desulfurellaceae bacterium. Protein-coding genes within it:
- a CDS encoding VOC family protein, producing MAEQIGRLDHIGIAVHSIARARTFFEETLGARFRFIKTSRDGSFRFAVFDLHEFTIELIEPATEDSFLTKYLEKRGEGVHHLTVQTPDLKRKVAGLEEKGLRVVDKHLDGPDFIEAFISPKSACGVLFQLAETCPPLDNEPYWQDEQDT
- the menA gene encoding 1,4-dihydroxy-2-naphthoate octaprenyltransferase; translated protein: MSQEHTVPVGPAPGSVQSWIEASRPFSFTASMTPVLIGSVLGALDGRFWWGLFFLALFGSLFIHIGTNMINDYYDHRSGVDSLESKSGSQVIQRHLLPAEQLYWGGLASFGVGSLFGLILVALCGWPILALGLLSVLAGYFYTARPLSLAYITLGEATVFVFMGPVIIMGAYYVQRQTFALAPLLMSLPVGCLVAAILQANNIRDIEADRGHGKNTLATVIGRKAANWEMAGLVYGAFVLTVALVVLGYAPWPVLLTLLALALAVPVVRTIFQTQELKDQEIDAQSAQLHLAYGVLLILGLLTSRFVL